The following proteins come from a genomic window of Deltaproteobacteria bacterium:
- a CDS encoding response regulator — protein sequence MNFEVDVPERFINKILIVDDEQTVRDLMQAYLARRGYDVTSAVDGIYGLERFEKDKPDLVFTDIVMPRMNGLEMLAKIRDQHPMVFVVVMTGFSDENTAIKAAQLGVVDYLVKPFAPQRVDGILDRMERLAWLRRESKGVIIEDLPMSLDRVDMALENDLLAANRMVERIMRLMGVRDDDFKLGLLEILVNAIEHGNLEIGYERKSELPDIHQYMEFVKSRSSHPAYADRRVRVSIRRTGDRVECDIVDEGPGFDWRATLENATGIDELLHHGRGLLLAQVMFDTLKFNDKGNHVFMSKTLVAPPAGA from the coding sequence GTGAACTTCGAGGTCGACGTGCCGGAACGTTTCATCAACAAGATTTTGATCGTGGACGACGAACAGACCGTGCGCGACCTGATGCAGGCGTATCTCGCCCGGCGCGGCTACGACGTGACCTCCGCGGTGGACGGCATCTACGGGCTGGAACGGTTCGAAAAGGACAAACCCGATCTCGTCTTCACCGACATCGTCATGCCGCGCATGAACGGTCTGGAGATGCTCGCGAAGATCCGCGATCAGCATCCGATGGTCTTTGTCGTCGTCATGACCGGATTCTCGGACGAAAACACCGCCATCAAGGCGGCGCAGCTCGGTGTCGTCGACTACCTCGTCAAACCCTTCGCGCCGCAGCGCGTGGACGGAATCCTGGACCGCATGGAACGGCTCGCGTGGCTGCGCCGCGAGAGCAAGGGCGTGATCATCGAGGACCTGCCCATGTCCCTCGACCGCGTGGACATGGCGCTCGAAAACGACCTGCTCGCGGCCAACCGCATGGTCGAGCGCATCATGCGCCTCATGGGCGTCCGCGACGACGACTTCAAGCTCGGCCTGCTCGAGATTCTCGTCAACGCGATCGAGCACGGAAATCTGGAGATCGGATACGAACGCAAAAGCGAACTGCCCGACATCCATCAGTACATGGAATTCGTGAAGTCGCGGTCGTCGCATCCCGCCTACGCCGACCGCCGGGTGCGCGTGTCGATCCGCCGCACGGGCGACCGCGTGGAGTGCGACATCGTGGACGAGGGTCCGGGCTTCGACTGGCGCGCTACGCTGGAAAACGCGACGGGTATCGACGAATTGCTCCACCACGGGCGCGGCCTGCTGCTCGCGCAGGTCATGTTCGACACCCTGAAGTTCAACGACAAGGGCAACCACGTCTTCATGTCGAAGACGCTCGTCGCGCCGCCCGCGGGCGCGTGA
- the nagZ gene encoding beta-N-acetylhexosaminidase, whose translation MPADVGRFLIVGFTGLEPGDEIRFALRDLGAGGVILFTRNYESPEQVRDLVARLRELSPRDRLWVCVDHEGGPVQRFREPFTVWPDMATLGRSGDTRFARRMGAAMAAELAAVGIDQNFAPVADVNTNPDNPVIGARAFSSDARKVAEFAVAVIEGLQGGAVAACAKHFPGHGDTDVDSHLDLPVLGHDRARLDAVELVPFAAAARAGVASIMSAHIVWPALDPDRPATLSPVVLEALARALPYDGVIVSDDLEMSAIAKRYAFKEAAPLAVAAGCDALLVCKSVEAQESAYRGLFDAVRAGALPHERIDASIRRLDRMSSAFARRERPPLSVVGSEAHRRIAATISEARIG comes from the coding sequence ATGCCCGCAGATGTCGGTCGCTTTCTGATCGTCGGGTTCACCGGCCTCGAACCCGGCGACGAGATCCGATTCGCCCTGCGTGATCTCGGCGCGGGCGGCGTCATCCTCTTCACGCGAAACTACGAATCGCCGGAGCAGGTGCGCGACCTCGTCGCCCGCCTTCGCGAGCTGTCGCCGCGCGATCGGCTATGGGTGTGCGTCGATCACGAGGGCGGACCGGTGCAGCGCTTCCGCGAGCCCTTCACCGTCTGGCCCGACATGGCGACGCTTGGCCGCTCGGGCGATACGCGTTTCGCGCGGCGCATGGGCGCTGCGATGGCAGCGGAGCTCGCCGCCGTGGGCATCGATCAGAACTTCGCGCCGGTTGCCGACGTGAACACGAATCCCGACAACCCCGTCATCGGCGCGCGGGCGTTTTCCTCCGACGCGCGCAAGGTCGCCGAATTTGCCGTCGCCGTGATCGAGGGTTTGCAGGGCGGCGCCGTGGCCGCGTGCGCCAAGCACTTCCCCGGACACGGCGACACCGACGTCGATTCACACCTCGACCTGCCCGTGCTCGGCCACGACCGGGCCCGGCTCGACGCGGTCGAACTCGTGCCGTTCGCCGCGGCGGCCCGCGCGGGCGTGGCGTCGATCATGAGTGCTCACATCGTGTGGCCGGCGCTCGATCCGGATCGGCCCGCCACGCTCTCGCCCGTCGTGCTCGAAGCGCTGGCGCGCGCGCTGCCTTACGACGGGGTGATCGTGAGCGACGATCTGGAGATGTCCGCCATCGCGAAGCGTTACGCGTTCAAGGAGGCCGCGCCGCTCGCCGTGGCCGCGGGATGCGACGCGCTGCTCGTGTGCAAGAGCGTCGAAGCCCAGGAATCGGCCTATCGCGGGCTCTTCGACGCCGTGCGCGCCGGGGCGCTTCCACACGAGCGCATCGATGCGTCGATCCGTCGCCTCGACCGGATGTCCAGCGCGTTTGCCCGGCGCGAAAGGCCACCGCTGTCGGTGGTCGGCAGCGAGGCGCATCGACGGATCGCGGCGACGATCTCCGAGGCGCGCATCGGCTGA
- a CDS encoding DUF2505 family protein codes for MARVEKSFTIPAAPDDVCAAMRNPKLIEEDEKSREALSVDVKDVRKSDTDHHYDITTVTYYRTVTGTDKTRTEQNFISVKWDLKARRCTWSWSGTNEFAKRVKIEGSYTVVPRGAASDIVLVADIDVSVPLVGKTISKRVADMFASEWPKYAEFVKRFAKP; via the coding sequence ATGGCACGGGTGGAGAAGTCGTTCACGATTCCCGCGGCGCCCGACGACGTGTGCGCGGCGATGCGTAACCCGAAGCTGATCGAAGAGGACGAGAAGTCGCGCGAGGCGCTCTCCGTGGACGTGAAGGACGTCCGGAAATCCGACACCGATCACCACTACGACATCACGACGGTCACCTATTATCGCACCGTCACGGGCACCGACAAAACGCGCACCGAGCAGAACTTCATTTCGGTGAAGTGGGACCTCAAGGCGCGCCGCTGCACGTGGAGCTGGTCGGGCACCAACGAGTTCGCCAAGCGCGTGAAGATCGAGGGATCGTACACGGTCGTGCCGAGGGGCGCCGCGTCGGACATCGTGCTCGTCGCCGATATCGACGTGAGCGTGCCGCTGGTCGGCAAGACGATCTCCAAGCGCGTTGCCGACATGTTCGCGTCCGAGTGGCCCAAGTACGCCGAGTTCGTCAAGCGCTTCGCCAAGCCCTGA